A DNA window from Impatiens glandulifera chromosome 7, dImpGla2.1, whole genome shotgun sequence contains the following coding sequences:
- the LOC124944402 gene encoding uncharacterized protein At4g22758-like, producing MLLIRKQKKIQTGNRILISITFHGSAGPIRLIVGEDEIVAGVIEKALKSYGQQGRLPILGSDLNNFVLYSSIEALDPLMKIGSVGSRSFLLCKKVKMEKEAIEEKIVSRKKKRSAWTWLNKSLNSKISVM from the coding sequence ATGTTATTGATCAGGAAGCAGAAGAAGATTCAAACGGGTAATCGTATTCTGATTTCCATTACCTTCCATGGAAGTGCAGGACCGATTAGGTTGATTGTCGGAGAAGATGAGATTGTTGCCGGCGTTATTGAAAAGGCGTTGAAATCGTACGGTCAACAAGGTCGGCTACCTATTTTGGGATCTGATTTGAATAATTTCGTTTTGTATAGTTCAATTGAAGCTTTAGATCCGTTGATGAAGATTGGATCAGTTGGTTCTAGAAGCTTCTTGTTGTGTAAGAAGGTTAAGATGGAAAAAGAAGCTATTGAAGAGAAGATTGTTagtaggaagaagaagaggagtgCATGGACATGGCTTAATAAATCTCTTAATTCTAAGATCTCTGTCATGTGA